A portion of the Carya illinoinensis cultivar Pawnee chromosome 11, C.illinoinensisPawnee_v1, whole genome shotgun sequence genome contains these proteins:
- the LOC122281282 gene encoding ATP synthase subunit gamma, mitochondrial-like — translation MAMAAVRREGRRLAPLISPQSITAVRPSVISQEQAPLGLRSISTQIVRNRMKSVKNIQKITKAMKMVAASKLRAIQVRAENSRGLWQPFTALLGDTPSVDVKKNVIVTISSDKGLCGGINSTSVKISKALKKLTAGPDKETKYVVLGEKAKAQLIRDSKKDIELSITELQKNPLNYTQVSVLADDILKNVEYDALRIVFNKFQSVVSFLPTVATVLSPEAVEKEAESGGKLGELDSYEIEGGETKSEVLQNLGEFQFSCVLFNAVLENACSEQGARMSAMDSSSRNAGDMLDRLTLTYNRTRQASITTELIEIISGASALEG, via the exons ATGGCCATGGCTGCGGTTAGACGAGAGGGGAGGCGTCTCGCCCCTCTGATCTCCCCCCAATCAATCACCGCTGTCCGACCCTCTGTCATCTCTCA GGAGCAGGCCCCCCTGGGATTGCGCTCGATTTCAACTCAAATTG TCAGAAACCGGATGAAGAGTGTGAAGAATATCCAGAAAATTACAAAGGCAATGAAAATGGTTGCAGCCTCGAAGCTTAGAGCGATTCAAGTTAGAGCTGAAAACTCACGTGGCCTGTGGCAGCCATTTACTGCCCTTCTTGGCGACACTCCCA GTGTTGATGTGAAGAAGAATGTCATTGTTACCATTTCTTCAGACAAAGGTCTTTGTGGTGGAATTAACTCTACATCGGTCAAGATAAGCAAGGCTTTGAAGAAGTTGACTGCTG GCCCCgacaaagaaacaaaatacgTTGTTTTGGGAGAAAAAGCAAAGGCTCAATTGATACGTGACTCAAAGAAGGATATCGAGTTATCCATAACTGAGTTGCAAAAGAATCCTTTGAATTATACGCAG GTCTCTGTTCTGGCAGATGACATTTTAAAGAATGTTGAGTATGATGCCTTGAGGATTGTCTTCAACAAGTTCCAGTCAGTTGTCTCATTTCTTCCCACTGTGGCAACTGTTTTATCTCCTGAG GCTGTGGAGAAAGAGGCTGAATCTGGGGGAAAGCTTGGTGAACTAGACTCTTATGAGATTGAAGGTGGTGAAACAAAGTCAGAAGTACTCCAGAATCTTGGGGAGTTCCAATTTTCTTGT GTCTTGTTCAATGCGGTGTTGGAGAACGCATGCAGTGAGCAAGGAGCTAGAATGTCTGCTATGGATAGTTCAAGCAGAAATGCGGGCGATATGCTTGATCGACTCACACTCACTTACAACAG AACTCGGCAAGCATCTATTACCACTGAATTGATCGAGATTATATCTGGAGCATCAGCCCTTGAGGGCTAA
- the LOC122281281 gene encoding ATP synthase subunit gamma, mitochondrial, whose protein sequence is MAMAALRREGRRLAPLISPQSITAVRSSLISQEQAPLGLRSISTQIVRNRMKSVKNIQKITKAMKMVAASKLRAIQVRAENSRGLWQPFTALLGDTPSVDVKKNVIVTISSDKGLCGGINSTSVKTSKALKKLTAGPDKETKYVVLGEKAKAQLIRDSKKDIELSITELQKNPLNYTQVSVLADDILKNVEYDALRIVFNKFQSVVSFLPTVATVLSPEAVEKEAEFGGKLGELDSYEIEGGETKSEVLQNLGEFQFSCVLFNAVLENACSEQGARMSAMDSSSRNAGDMLDRLTLTYNRTRQASITTELIEIISGASALEG, encoded by the exons ATGGCCATGGCCGCGCTCAGACGAGAGGGGAGGCGTCTCGCGCCTCTGATCTCCCCCCAATCAATCACTGCTGTCCGATCCTCTCTCATCTCTCA GGAGCAGGCCCCCCTGGGATTGCGCTCAATCTCAACTCAGATTG tcagAAACCGGATGAAGAGTGTGAAGAATATCCAGAAAATTACAAAGGCAATGAAAATGGTTGCAGCTTCGAAGCTTAGAGCGATTCAAGTTAGAGCTGAAAACTCACGTGGCCTGTGGCAGCCATTTACTGCCCTTCTTGGTGACACTCCCA GTGTTGATGTGAAGAAGAATGTCATTGTTACCATTTCTTCAGACAAAGGTCTTTGTGGTGGAATCAACTCTACATCAGTCAAGACAAGCAAGGCTCTGAAGAAGTTGACTGCTG GCCCCgacaaagaaacaaaatacgTTGTTTTGGGGGAAAAAGCAAAAGCTCAATTGATACGTGACTCGAAGAAGGATATCGAGTTATCCATAACTGAGTTGCAAAAGAATCCTTTGAATTATACGCAG GTCTCTGTTCTGGCAGATGACATTTTAAAGAATGTTGAATATGATGCCTTGAGGATTGTCTTCAACAAGTTCCAGTCAGTTGTCTCATTTCTTCCCACTGTGGCAACTGTTTTATCTCCTGAG GCTGTGGAGAAAGAGGCTGAATTTGGGGGAAAGCTTGGTGAACTAGACTCCTATGAGATTGAAGGTGGTGAAACAAAGTCAGAAGTACTCCAGAATCTTGGGGAGTTCCAATTCTCTTGT GTCTTGTTCAATGCGGTGTTGGAGAATGCGTGCAGTGAACAAGGAGCAAGGATGTCTGCTATGGATAGCTCAAGCAGAAATGCAGGCGACATGCTTGATCGACTCACCCTCACTTACAACAG AACTCGACAAGCATCTATTACTACCGAATTGATTGAGATTATATCTGGAGCATCAGCCCTTGAGGGCTAA